The sequence GGAATAATGATGCCACCAGCAGTCTTTTCTTCTGATTCAACGCGGCGAACCACAACACGGTCGTGGAGCGGGCGGAAATTTGGTGTAGCCATGGTTTTTACCCTTAGTAAAAATGTTAACCTAATAATTGAATAAGGCTTTATGCCTTTATTGTTAGCACTCGATAGTTGAGAGTGCTAACGATGCATTAGAGATAAAAATTGAAAAGGCATTTGTCAAGGAATGAGCAAAAATATTTTTTATTTTTTTATGTACCAAACACATATTATGGTCATTTAGATAGATTCACATCTAAGCATCATGCCTATGAATAAAATATAGGCATGTAATATGTCAGTGATGTGACTAAAGAAACTTTTTTAAATGAGCTATATCACAATAAGTTTAGATAAGCTGTTGTTCTTCATCATCTTCTAAATAGCGGCTTGAACGCCATATCGTCAAAGTTTCATTGATACTATCGCGCACAAAATGCAATGCACTATCACGATCATAACCATCATCACGCAATTGGTCATAATCTGTATAATTATGGCGGATATAGGCAATGGCAGCCAACCAAATAGCGATTGAAGGTGGAAATTTGCGCAAATACTTAGCCGTTACGGCCTCTTTTATCGCCTCTGCATCAATAAAGGGAATCGCGGGGAAAAGCTCAGTTAAAATTTTGCTATGCGTTTCGTTTCTTTTTGTTGTCATTTGTTGATATCCACCTATCAAAATCGACACAAAGATATTGATACAATAATCTATTTATTTAAACAAATTATCGCCTTGCTCATCAATAATTTGACGGGCTTTAATTGTAATCATATCAAATGCCACATCGGTACTTGCAAATTTATCAGCGCGGATAAAACGATGCTCACACACTTCACCATTAATAGTTTTGCTAATAACACCGCAAGATTGGTACTGACCATCGGCAGCAAAAGGCGTGGCTTTGATTGTAAAACCATTATAGTCAATTGAATCAGAGGAGATTTCCTTAGGAGTT comes from Bartonella sp. HY038 and encodes:
- a CDS encoding DUF2293 domain-containing protein, producing the protein MTTKRNETHSKILTELFPAIPFIDAEAIKEAVTAKYLRKFPPSIAIWLAAIAYIRHNYTDYDQLRDDGYDRDSALHFVRDSINETLTIWRSSRYLEDDEEQQLI
- a CDS encoding HlyU family transcriptional regulator; the encoded protein is MSFFKKLFGGGDKTPKEISSDSIDYNGFTIKATPFAADGQYQSCGVISKTINGEVCEHRFIRADKFASTDVAFDMITIKARQIIDEQGDNLFK